A window of the Eulemur rufifrons isolate Redbay chromosome 6, OSU_ERuf_1, whole genome shotgun sequence genome harbors these coding sequences:
- the VWCE gene encoding von Willebrand factor C and EGF domain-containing protein isoform X4 yields MWAGLLLRAACLALLLLGAPARSYTGRKPPGHFAAERRRLGPHVCLSGFGSGCCPGWAPSMGSGHCTLPLCSFGCGGGVCIAPNVCSCQDGEQGATCPEAHGPCGEYGCDLTCNHGGCQEVARVCPVGFSMTETAVGIRCTDIDECLSSSCEGHCVNTEGGFVCECGPGMQLSADRHSCQDTDECLGTPCQQRCKNSIGSYKCSCRSGFHLHGNRHSCVDVNECRRPLERRVCHHSCHNTVGSFLCTCRPGFRLRADRVSCEAFPKAVLAPSAILQPRQHPHKMLLLLPEAGRPALSPGHSPPSGAPGPPAGVRTTRLPSPSPPLPASSPSTPTRLLSSPMATPVPTASLLGTLRPPSLLQGEVVGTPSSPRGPEAPRLATWPSPCWHLGAIYESGSHWTEPGCSQCWCKDGEVTCEKLRCEAACSHPIPSKDGGCCPSCTGCFHSGVVRAEGDVFSPPNENCTVCVCLAGNVSCISPECPPGPCQTPPQSDCCTCVPVRCYFHGRWYADGAVFSGGGDECTTCVCQNGEVECSFMPCPELDCPREEWWLGPGQCCFTCREPTPTTGCSLDDNGVEFPIGQIWSPGDPCRWLGELQEDRLCGLLPSPDPDPWTVLPRLFGRLHLHRQNLLQQRDLPVCVGPVSELHLPGMDHPDLTPSLESPQRLPSAPEPQMQKSRALSREGSLQVHGESRLPPALPRLGSVACSPVDCPIACTYPFHPDGECCPVCRDCNYQGRKVVNGQVFTLDDEPCTRCTCQLGEVSCENVPCQRACADPSLLPGDCCSTCPV; encoded by the exons ATGTGGGCCGGACTGCTCCTCCGGGCCGCCTGCCTCGCGCTCCTGCTGCTCGGGGCCCCGGCCCGAAGCTACACCGGGAGGAAGCCGCCCGGGCACTTCGCGGCGGAGAG GCGCCGGTTGGGCCCCCACGTCTGCCTCTCTGGGTTCGGGAGTGGCTGCTGCCCTGGCTGGGCGCCCTCCATGGGCAGCGGGCACTGCACCCTGC CCCTCTGCTCCTTTGGATGCGGGGGTGGCGTTTGCATCGCTCCCAATGTCTGCTCCTGCCAGGATGGAGAACAAGGGGCCACCTGCCCAG AGGCCCATGGACCCTGTGGGGAGTACGGCTGTGACCTTACGTGTAACCATGGCGGCTGTCAGGAGGTGGCCCGGGTGTGCCCCGTGGGCTTCTCGATGACAGAGACAGCTGTTGGCATCCGATGTACAG ACATTGATGAATGTTTAAGCTCCTCTTGCGAGGGCCACTGCGTGAACACGGAAGGCGGGTTCGTGTGTGAGTGCGGGCCAGGTATGCAGCTATCTGCCGATCGCCACAGCTGCCAAG ACACTGACGAATGCCTAGGGACCCCCTGCCAGCAGAGATGTAAAAACAGCATCGGCAGCTACAAGTGTTCCTGTCGAAGCGGCTTCCACCTCCACGGCAACCGGCACTCCTGCGTAG ATGTAAACGAGTGTCGGAGGCCACTGGAGAGGCGAGTCTGTCACCATTCCTGCCATAACACCGTGGGCAGCTTCCTGTGCACATGTAGACCTGGCTTCAGGCTCCGAGCTGACCGCGTGTCCTGTGAAG CGTTCCCGAAAGCCGTGCTGGCCCCATCCGCCATCCTGCAGCCCCGGCAGCACCCCCACAAGATGCTCCTGCTGCTTCCAGAGGCGGGCcggcctgccctgtccccaggacACAGCCCTCCTTCTGGGGCTCCAGGGCCCCCAGCTGGAGTCAGGACCACCCGCCTGccatctccctccccaccactACCCGCATCCTCCCCTTCCACCCCTACGAGGCTGCTCTCCAGTCCCATGGCCACCCCAGTGCCTACTGCCTCCCTGCTGGGGACCCtcaggcctccctccctcctccaggggGAGGTCGTGGGGACCCCTTCCTCACCCAGGGGCCCCGAGGCCCCACGACTGGCAACATGGCCCTCTCCCTGCTGGCACCTGGGCGCCATATACGAATCAGGGAGCCACTGGACAGAGCCTGGGTGTTCCCAGTGCTGGTGCAAG GACGGGGAGGTGACCTGTGAAAAGTTGAGGTGTGAAGCTGCTTGTTCCCACCCGATTCCCTCCAAAGATGGAGGGTGCTGCCCCTCCTGCACAG GCTGTTTTCACAGTGGCGTCGTCCGAGCTGAAGGGGACGTGTTTTCACCTCCCAATGAGAACTGCACCGTCTGTGTCTGCCTG gCTGGAAACGTGTCCTGCATTTCCCCCGAGTGTCCCCCCGGCCCCTGTCAGACCCCTCCACAGTCTGATTGCTGTACTTGTGTCCCAG TGCGATGCTATTTCCACGGCCGGTGGTACGCGGACGGGGCTGTGTTCAGTGGGGGTGGTGACGAGTGTACCACCTGTGTCTGCCAG AATGGGGAGGTGGAATGTTCCTTCATGCCGTGTCCAGAGCTGGACTGTCCCCGAGAGGAATGGTGGCTGGGGCCTGGACAGTGCTGCTTCACCTGCCGGGAGCCCACGCCCACGACAG GCTGCTCTCTCGACGACAACGGGGTTGAGTTTCCGATTGGACAGATCTGGTCGCCCGGTGACCCCT GCAGATGGCTCGGTGAGCTGCAAGAGGACAGACTGTGTGGACTCCTGCCCTCACCCGATCCGGATCCCTGGACAGTGCTGCCCAGACTGTTCGGCAG GCTGCACCTACACAGGCAGAATCTTCTACAACAACGAGACCTTCCCGTCTGTGTTGGACCCGTGTCTGAGCTGCATCTGCCTGGTATGGACCACCCAGACCTGACCCCGTCTCTGGAAAGTCCCCAGCGACTGCCGTCAGCTCCTGAACCCCAGATGCAAAAATCCAGAGCTCTCTCAAGAGAAGGGTCGCTTCAGGTTCATGGCGAAAGTCggctccctccagccctgcccagg CTGGGCTCCGTGGCCTGTTCGCCTGTGGACTGCCCCATCGCCTGCACCTACCCTTTCCACCCTGACGGCGAGTGCTGCCCTGTGTGCCGAG ACTGCAACTACCAGGGGAGGAAGGTGGTGAACGGCCAGGTGTTCACCTTGGACGACGAGCCCTGTACCCGGTGCACGTGCCAG CTGGGAGAGGTGAGCTGTGAGAACGTCCCCTGCCAGCGGGCCTGCGCggacccctccctgctccccggGGACTGCTGCTCCACCTGCCCAG TTTAA